The following coding sequences lie in one Oryctolagus cuniculus chromosome 7, mOryCun1.1, whole genome shotgun sequence genomic window:
- the S100A3 gene encoding protein S100-A3 yields the protein MARPLEQAVAAIVCTFQEYAGRCGDKYKLCQSELKELLQKELPTWTPTEFRECDYNKFMSVLDTNKDCEVDFAEYVRSLACLCLYCHEYFKDCPPPEPPCSQ from the exons ATGGCCAGGCCCCTGGAGCAAGCAGTAGCTGCCATCGTGTGCACCTTCCAGGAGTACGCAGGGCGCTGCGGGGACAAATACAAGCTCTGCCAGTCGGAGCTCAAGGAGCTGCTGCAGAAGGAGCTGCCCACCTGGACCCCG ACTGAGTTTCGGGAGTGTGACTACAACAAATTCATGAGCGTCTTGGACACCAACAAGGACTGCGAGGTGGACTTCGCGGAGTACGTGCGCTCTCtggcctgcctctgtctctactGCCACGAGTACTTCAAGGACTGCCCTCCCCCAGAGCCCCCCTGCTCCCAGTAG
- the LOC103344972 gene encoding protein S100-A4 isoform X1, which yields MRPAATSGACCLAPWSPCHEPHKSPRSQILTAAMACPLEKALDVMVATFHKYSGKEGDKFKLNKSELKELLTRELPSFLGKRTDEAAFQKLMSNLDSNKDNEVDFQEYCVFLSCIAMMCNEFFEGFPDKQPRKK from the exons ATgaggcctgcagccacctccgGAGCTTGCTGCCTGGCTCCCTGGAGCCCATGCCACGAACCCCACAAAAGTCCACGGTCCCAA ATCCTGACCGCTGCCATGGCGTGCCCCCTGGAGAAAGCCCTGGACGTGATGGTGGCCACCTTCCACAAGTACTCGGGGAAAGAGGGTGACAAGTTCAAGCTCAACAAGTCGGAGCTAAAGGAGCTGCTGACCCGGGAGCTGCCCAGCTTCTTGGGG AAAAGGACGGACGAAGCCGCGTTCCAGAAGCTGATGAGCAACTTGGACAGCAACAAGGACAACGAGGTGGACTTCCAGGAGTACTGCGTCTTCCTGTCCTGCATCGCCATGATGTGCAATGAGTTCTTCGAAGGTTTCCCTGATAAGCAGCCCCGGAAGAAGTGA
- the LOC103344972 gene encoding protein S100-A4 isoform X2, which translates to MACPLEKALDVMVATFHKYSGKEGDKFKLNKSELKELLTRELPSFLGKRTDEAAFQKLMSNLDSNKDNEVDFQEYCVFLSCIAMMCNEFFEGFPDKQPRKK; encoded by the exons ATGGCGTGCCCCCTGGAGAAAGCCCTGGACGTGATGGTGGCCACCTTCCACAAGTACTCGGGGAAAGAGGGTGACAAGTTCAAGCTCAACAAGTCGGAGCTAAAGGAGCTGCTGACCCGGGAGCTGCCCAGCTTCTTGGGG AAAAGGACGGACGAAGCCGCGTTCCAGAAGCTGATGAGCAACTTGGACAGCAACAAGGACAACGAGGTGGACTTCCAGGAGTACTGCGTCTTCCTGTCCTGCATCGCCATGATGTGCAATGAGTTCTTCGAAGGTTTCCCTGATAAGCAGCCCCGGAAGAAGTGA
- the S100A5 gene encoding protein S100-A5 yields the protein METPLEKALTTMVTTFHKYSGREGSKLTLSRKELKELIKEELHLGEKMKENSIDHLMRSLDKNSDQEIDFKEYSVFLSTLCMAYNDFFLEDSK from the exons ATGGAGACCCCTCTGGAAAAGGCTCTGACCACGATGGTCACCACTTTCCACAAGTATTCGGGGAGAGAGGGCAGCAAACTGACCCTGAGCAGGAAGGAACTGAAGGAGCTGATCAAGGAGGAGCTGCATCTTGGGGAG AAGATGAAGGAGAACAGCATCGACCACCTGATGAGGAGCCTGGACAAGAACAGCGACCAGGAGATCGATTTCAAGGAGTACTCGGTGTTCCTGAGCACGCTGTGCATGGCCTACAATGACTTCTTCCTGGAGGACAGCAAGTGA
- the S100A6 gene encoding protein S100-A6, with translation MASPLDQAIGLLIGIFHKYSGKEGDKHTLSKKELKELIQKELTIGSKLQDAEIVKLMDDLDRNKDQEVNFQEYITFLGALAMIYNEALKG, from the exons ATGGCAAGCCCCCTGGACCAGGCCATTGGCCTCCTGATCGGCATCTTCCACAAGTACTCTGGCAAGGAGGGTGACAAGCACACCCTGAGCAAGAAGGAACTGAAGGAACTAATCCAAAAGGAGCTCACCATCGGCTCG AAGCTGCAGGATGCTGAGATTGTCAAGCTGATGGACGACCTGGACCGCAATAAGGACCAGGAGGTGAACTTCCAGGAATACATCACCTTCCTGGGGGCCTTGGCCATGATCTACAATGAAGCTCTCAAGGGCTGA